The sequence below is a genomic window from Lytechinus variegatus isolate NC3 chromosome 3, Lvar_3.0, whole genome shotgun sequence.
tGCTAAGCCATCGCCAATGGTGCATGTCATTTTCCAatagaaaggatcaccagtcgtttttaaagtcgctcttaacgcTTTAAGAAACACCACCCCGTTTCATCCACCTTCGATTTAGTCTCATTTCACATGGTCTAAACTTACTTCTTATACAACCAGTTCCTTACTAACCACTTGTTCTAATTGCTATTTCGCCTATTTACCACTTAGTCTAATTTGATTAGATCTGCTGTTTATGAACCtaaatttcatttgacaaagaaaaaaacataataagTAGACAaggtggaaattagaccaactgggcaTTAGATTCAATGAGAATTAGACtaagtgggtattagaccaagtgcaGCTTAGGCCAATCAGTGATTAGACCAAATTGAAAGTAGGCTGACTGGGTTTAGCTCATGTGGCACTAGACTCTCTGGCCCGttttctgaagtcgggtttaaattaaaccatggtttaaagttgtggtttaagtatggagagctAACTGGAGCATAAATCCCTAACAGTAAACATTCagtttattaactcatatgacacccaaattgttcataattgttttggaatgataactgaagtattttcttaattatgaaagcaaaaggatacaaaatattacacataagaaatatacaatataaacttaattttcatttcttggctttccataattttagtacagagttagactgtggtctaagttaaacctgacttcagaatacgggcctctgaGTAGAAGACCAATTGCTTGTGTAGACCAAACCAGTGTACAAAATACAATACTGATTATTTTACATTGTTCAAGGCACTTTGTAAATTATTCATTGCACATATATATCAGATTATATCTAAATAAGGCATTCTTGAGATGTGATAAAAACACATATTTTGTCTGTCCAATTAATCACTCAACACAAAAATATGTCACAGTGGGTCAGCCTTGGCCCAACTGTACGGCTAGTGACCATAATATTCATAAACTCTCTAgagaaatttttcattttcctacTGCGCCTCTGTACTTAATTACGACACATTTTGGGGAGATAGCACATGTTTTTCCCTCACTGGACCCATATTGTCCTTGTCAGGAATCGGGCAACGTGAAactgctttttttttatatatacatgtggtATATACCTCAAGACCAGTCAAtatcataacaataatattaataataaagaaCAAATTAAGATAACAAAAGAGTGCTAGCTAGTTTtgttaaataaaatattataaacaAGAAACGCTTCTAACCCTCATTAAATGGGGCGAGGAggcatgggggaggggggggggggcattgttCTCCTCTGAGAATCTCTGATGTGAAAGAGTAAAAAAATCAGCATGCgtataatttataatataatCTACATAAGTTTACTACAATAACTACATTTCAATTACTCGATGAATCTCACATCACAATAATTTAGGGCttcaaaacactgaaaaatttccataaattgttcttttaaaaaataatttggtttcaaaatcaattgtATATACTTAGCTgcctttgaaattttgtatgttATCCCCACATCTTTATAtctttacataaaaaaaaattagtaccttttcaatgaaattcattggttacaattttttatatcaatatgaTCAGCATATTTTTATCAGTAAAAGCTGAAAGAGTAATTCATTTCTGAATTAAGGCTGAATCGCATGCCAGAAAATTTtgaagttggtctcaaaagctGCACAAAAAGATTTTAAGATAAAAGTATTATGGAATGTTATACAACCCCTTTGCAATATGCATCCATATCACTTAAAATACCACAGGGGCCAGGGTGGATTACCTCTCCCCCTCCCCAAGCCTTCTCAGGATTAAACCTAAATATTCTACAATAAATATATTGTGTTCTGTACTCTAAATGTATTGGaagacaaaatgaaagaattatCTAAACTAAAAAGAAACCATTTTTACAATAATGAACAGAACTCGGCTAAGACACTGTCCAGTAAACTAATAAATCCAGACAATGATTCtggggccccgtttcataaaacttgttacaacaacaaatcacaataataattaaaagcTAATGGAATCATTTGATTTGACTGGCTAATAGTAAATTGTGCATGTGTCATTACAACAGGTATTTATGAAATGGGATCCTGATATGATAATTGAATCATAATGTATCACCATGGCCTAAGTTCACAAAAGAAACAGAGGGTACATAACTGTGAATTATGCAGATTTTATGTATAACTGCACTTGATTCAGCGAGTTCATTGAGAAAGTTCTGATAATAAATTTCTTCTCAGGGTACTCAATAAATGCTGTATTAAATGCAATAACACACAAGATCTGCATACTTCATGGTTTTGTACCCCTCCAGGTTTAAACCTCTTTTGTGAATCTCAGCCACTGAAGTTACTTCATCTAAGATTCTTGTCCAGAAATAACTAGAAAATTATTAATATCTATAAATACTAAGGAATAGTGCTATAATAAATACTACATAAAATAAGGCAAAATGTCACAAAACAGGGGCAATCCATGAATTATTATACACCTTTCTTTGTTCTTTCGGGTGTAACCTCAGATGATCGACATCGGATGAGAACGAAGACGATTACAAGTACAATGACCACAGCTAGGCCGATATAAACAAGCTTAGAGGAATGTTCATCAGAGAGGACCACCTGTATGTACCAACAATAATATGAATGCGAGTTAATAGGTGAGacaaatcacacacacacaaaaaataaatatccttTAGCTACAATGCATGATATAATAGTTGCAACAATAGTGGGAATTGTTTCTTCTGTTTCActatcaataaaatgttttcCCCCAAatagttttataaaaaaatatttttaaatttctttaaaatggtTCATGAATAGGAATATCAAAGGACGAGAAATGATGTTCATTAAATGCACACCATTAAAACTACTTTTAATTCCTGGAATTTATATCCCATGAAATAAGGAGGAGCTACTCACTTGTGCcatcacaaaatcaaaattggaaAAATCCATTATCCTGCTCTACTTTGACTTTCACGAAATCTGCACTAAAACGTTTCCTTTGTCTCTTATTAAAGCAAACGTGACGTCCGGGCAAACTTTCCCTCAAAAGGCGAGATTCAAAGATTCCAGGCATTTTTTTCATAGGTTTCCCGTATTTCCCGtccatatgcaaatgagggaagcTAAGATATCACCCActcatctttcttttctttcttttctatttctctAATGAAACTCAATATTTTCCTCTACTAAATCCCATCACCACACACCTTTTTTCTGGTCTGAAGAACTGAGCAATATGAGGTATACTTCATGGCACAAacatctttaaaggtcaagtccacctcagaaaaatgttgatttaaatcaatagagaaaaatcagacaagcacaatgctgaaaatttcatcaaaatcggatgtaaaataagaaagttatgacatttcaaagtttcgcttattttcaacaaaatagttatatgaacgagccagttacatccaaatgagagagtcgatgacgtcactcactatttcttttgttttttattgtttgaattatacaatatttcaatttttacgaattgatgattaggacctcattgcctgaagcacaaaatgttaaaataatggaattccacatgttcagggaggaatgaaacttcatttcacatgacattgacgagaaaataaaaatatttcatatttcatataataaaatacaaaagaaatagtgagtgaatgatgtcatcaactctctcatttggatgtaactggctcgttcatataactattttgttgaaaataagcgaaactttaaaatgccataactttcttattttacatccgattttgatgaaattttcagtgttatgcttgctgaatttttcttattttattcaaatcaagttttttgttggggtggacttgtcctaaATATACCTTACAATCAAATGACCCTTATCTTTAACTTGCTTAGGTAAAATATGTATACTGTTGTCTCTTCAACAGGAAATTGGATGGAACCTGTGACTTCTGGAATGTGAATATTAGATTCTTTAATGAATATAACATCCCCACTGTTGTATAAGGGACTGCtcatattatataaatagtgaaCAATCTATTGttcaatatactggattatatgtacaacaaatataaaattatctggagtgcaggtttatttcaccgaggtGAAATAGACCTGCACGAGGAATAGTTTTATATTTCGAGTTCATATAGACcggtaatattgtatgatagaacattcgctatttattatagtaaatggtacaatgcctacttagcttgtatgcaagcaaatgggaggctaaatgtcaaacattcgtcCTGTGCACACGTACCATAAAAAATGTAACGTACATAATGTAAAGTCAGGAAAAGGTGACGTCACCATAAAATTTAAGATTCAATGCACTGCATGCACTTAGCAAATGCAGATTTTGAGGATTGACTGGCTAAATGCGCTTTGCCATTAATCAATATTCTCCTCATTCATTTAACACAGGTTTTATCCGAaaatcaaaaagttatattgtacatatgtacaatataactttttgaagggaggtcatgTGGTACCAATCTAGCCAATCACAACTCacattttactaccactatttactataataatatAGCAGTTGGATGATAAAAAGTGCAGTGGAATTTAGGAATGCATTAAGGATATACATACCTTCACCTGATCTGCGATGTTTTCCGTCAGTGTATCACTGCAAGAAACATTTGAAAGTACAGTAATCAACcaacttcaaataaaaaaaaattgatttaaacatACCATATGTCACTACTTTCAAACGTTTCATATTCAATATAACAAATTCTATTGAAACAAAAACTCAAAGGATGACCAATAATTACCTGAAGTTTTGTATGCAATGATTCCAATAAggaatcattcatatttgtagGATGAAAATGGCATACACAAAAATTCAAActacaaaataatcaatattcataacagaaaatgattaaaatctatTGATTGCTCTCCAAGGAAATGAAGGGCATTAAAAGTAATGAAAgcaatgttttatttgtaaGTCTTCACAAGTGCTGTACATAAATGTATATCACATAAAGGTAAAACACCGATTCAATTTGATACATGCTTGCTTTAGCtgtctctccctccctctcaaTTGCTTGCTTAATCTTATTTCTAAGGATGTACCAGTACactttttatttatgtattcccCTCCTCCCCCTTAAGTCTCACTCAAACTGCCCCTCCCCTAATGCTTGCTCTgcctctctctatctttctctttgAAGTATGTACATTTTCAATCATGTAATTTTGTATCGTCACAAGCACACGTACATACGTAACAGACTCTGCATACTGCAGATTCATATAACTGGGATCACCTCTGAGTAATAAAAAAGTTACACAGGCCTGGATTTGCTATTAATAAAAGTATCATGTTCATAAGGTAGTATTTATTGTCTAAATAAGTGAATATATTGGACATTGcaattttccttgtttttttgtacatattacataacataaaaatgaccatatttaCATCAAATCAAAACGAACACAGACAATAACTACATAAACACCTGCACATTAGTGTATATGGAGGCAACTGAAATGTATTGttcttttgtaaaatgaaattgaattttaaatgagAATTGAAACTTGAAATTGAAATCAAGATTGAAAATCTTTGGATCATCAACTgtcaaaataattaatattatcatcTGGATTGCCAAGGAGGATATGGAAGAGGCAAgaggaggtggaggaggagggttgggttgagggtcgtgtggtccagtggttagagcattggactcataatcgcaaggttgtgagttcgaatcccaactctgccattgtctccactttgataaaaaggcccaagagtgatatctgtcgtctattacgtcagccactatgactgattaaactagacgtaaaatgtttccaaggtaattggttatataccagcttggcgtttaccagcaaaaaaatgctgtcctaccgagttcctacgggagttaccacaaacagaaacagaaacaggaTGGAGGGTTGGGATGGGGAAAGAGGATGGAGGGAAGGGATAATGGCAATTGGTGCAGGTGTGAGGTAAATCCAACCACCCCCGTTCAAAGACAGGATCTAAAACTttggattgatgatgatgatgtggtaaTCAACTTACAATGGTGAAGGTGGCGGCACCACATCAATGGCTGAAACCTGCTTGTAGCCATTCTTCGCAAATGCCTCTATGGTTTCTTCGTCCCTCATCTGGAGGTTGTAGATGTATCGCTTCCCATTCTTGAATCTGTGGACGGATGAAAAACAGGTTGATTGAGCCCCAGTATGTTAAAATTGATATGATGATTTTATGGTGTAGATGTTAAAAGTGTAAGAGCATCCCTTGTAAATaatataggaggaaattataatttgttaacaaattttcggcatttgtttaagatcagtatgctcgatctgtaatgaaaaccataagtcagaaaaaattggaaccagtgggattcaaacctgccatctactgctttccgggcagtcACTTGTGCATCCCTTGTGTTGGCCTCTTGGCCGCAACGGAATAAAAGACTCACATAACCTCAAAGTTGCTCAgtatatttccttctttttacaaTAAGTTGGTCCTTACTTCCCCATGacatggtggcagcggtgggatggttaaaactaaagaaaatgacaaacaaTAATGCTGGCTAATAGGTTGgtgattggtgatttttttttacctaattgCTAAGAAAgtatgaatgcttgtaagcaagcaaccagagtaCCGATGGCTTaaggtcccctccgaaggacctggtactgaggattaatgccttaccaaagggcactagggCATCAAGTGGGAATGGAACTCGGGTCACCACAATAtcaatcccccgctctaccgactgagctatcgcgcctccttaAGTTAGTCTAGAAATGAATTGGGGTTTGTCCCCTCCACTCCCCCTCCTGACTCAATCAGGATGCACCAAATAAAGTGAGGGATGGGGAGGGGTGAGGGTGATCATTGTGTGAGGGATGAATTGGGCCTGCCCTGTAGTCGGGGACTAAACCAGACTTCAAACCTAGACGACTAACCGGCTGATATCACACTTATTTTTATTAGAATTTGTTCTACTTACAGTTGCATTGAAGGAGTTTGTGTCAGCTTGAATCGTTTGGCAGTCTGAGGGCTGGTAGCAACATCCATTACTGCAACAACCATCATCCCATGCAGTCTAGAAAAAGTATcaattaaaaacagtttaaatatttatataacattgactggccttgagggaaacatcaaatatattgccagcaaaagaatcatattggcccgagtctttagacgagggcaatatgggtcttttaagggcaatatatttgatgtttcccgaaagaagagccagtcaatattgctattatcatccaaatcagatatctagagcaaaaatcatgataatgaggatatttcttttaaaaatagagttctattttGTCATGTTAACAtaggtctaggctctgcactttaccattatgacgtacttgcaagcactcggatccagcgttgtctttattatgacgtatattgtgtGCACGGATCCTTACGAAGCGTAACTCTTTATACCCGggctttatacgcatccacaaatgcccggatgtgagaccagggaaaatacaaaggtatattttgcgtcgtctctgcatgcaaagtaaatacgcgcattgagaccgaggaaaatacaaacaatatacctacctcTCCCGATATTTAGAGAAATGGGGGGTATTATGGGTAGCACATACCCATACTGCCATTGTACGTATCATGGATCGGGTCCAATAATCATTTCCCAGACTATACATGTGCAGTATTCATAATACTTACTTGTATGCAACGTTTTCCCACATAGGCAAAAGAATAGAGCAGTCAGGATTCTCGACATTACAGCTGATATGTAAAGAatgtgaagaaaagaaaagaaatggttAAAGCAAATTTACTCTTACATAGTgcattaaaggaaaagtccaccccaacaaaaatgttaaattgggtaaaaagagaaaaatccaactagcataatgctgaaaatttcatgaaaatcggatgtaaaataataaagttatgacattttaaaatttcactcgatttcacaaaacagtgatatgcacatcctggtcagtatacaaatgaggggactgatgacatcaatcacttactatttcttttgcatttcattccatgaaatatttaaattttctcctcattgtcatgtaaaataaagttttattcctcccggAACATGTGAAAGCATCCATTGTTTCAACATTGGCTGTTTGCTTTGACAGCCTGCCtgaattttcagcgttatgcttgtttgattttttctctattggttcaaatcaacatttttctggggtggacttgacctttaatcaatGTGTGCATGACAACgtgaaaatttgtttcaattgaaatcaacaaaattgataatttttgtatAAGTCCATCTTATTCAAGTTGTTCTGGGAGATTCCAAGAAAGACCaggtgaaaacctttttaaaagtttttcaTGGGAGCGCTTCATCAATCAAACTAGAATCAAACCAGCCTGTGATTTTCACTTAAGAATGATTTGTTGAgagccaatcagaagcaaggaTTTCTAATCAGTAGCTTATATCCGTTGTCAGTGAAATTCACCCACTGTTTGTTTCATAGAATGCCAACAGCCTTTTTAAATTTATCTCtctaattatgtttttttcattcaatgccatcttttttttttcatttcttttttacatttttctttttataacataatgacaaacattttttacaaataataaaaaatagaacaagataaatataatgaaattcaaattatttttttggatTTTGGCTCTTTGGATGTTTTGCATGAATATGCAGTGACATcatcttcccccttttttgtatCATATTACATGTCCACTGAATTATGTTATTCAAATGTTGTCCTCTAAGAATGGATAAAATGATTGTTTATTGATGGTTAATTTTATTCAcaatttgtctaatgccaattcttCCAATTGCCATCTCCTCTACTATCATTTaataccatcagtttgtccactcaccacatggtgtACTTTCacttagtctaatgccattccgtctcataaccagttggtccaatagccatttagtccatctacatgtaccattttgtctaattggactaagtgttaaattgtgcaaaatgaatgaaaatgaaagggatattagaccaactggttatgagacaaaatggtcatagacaaaatggtgattagacaaagtgatgattggaccaaatggataatggaccaaatggttgttagacgaaatgttgatggacggaaagacactagactaaatgaaagtagaccatgtggtgagtggacgaattggcaatttaccctaTTGATTTCCTGTGTAATCTTGCTGGAACCTATTttattacaagggagacatgcTATACTATGCAGGtaagaaaatgtgaaataatgacCATTTCATGTACAATAGAAAACAGGAAAGTGGGGACATGGCATCATCAGCCCAGATATTGCATATAGGCCTATCCATGATGGCACgcaaataactgttttcacaaagtattgcatactttttaattaaatgacttctttatcttttttggatttcaatgaaattttcagcattttgctcattaaATCTTTATTCAAAGCTAGTATTTTTTTCAGCCTGGATTACCCCTTTGTGGGACAAAAGCTGGTAAGATACTTACAAGAGGATAAGCCATGGACCAGTAGTTGAACCGGTAGCAGCTTGAGTTTGGTGTTCAAAGTTGTCATCTGTCAGTGTTAAATGGATTTTTCTTCCTGTAAACTCAACAAAATGAATGATAGAAAAGGCATCCATTTTACctggagagagaaagataaacaAGATATTCCATCATCAAGGAACAGAcatgcttcattttttttcaaatatctttACCGTTGAATTGAAAGAATAGTGGACATTACTACACAGTACATCATTCAGAGCTAGTTCACTCACCCAGTATAACTGGTTCGTAGTCCCTTGGTCTACAAGCTATTGATACTTTTTAGATATCCCTGGGGGGCCAGTACGCAGGAcaaaaaaaacgcgtttaaagggggtgttttttcagttttgcaaGGGGTCAGCGCGTGgtctcgttaagggtatcaaaaacaccaattttcaagaaaaaggggtggctttgaaagactggtcaatggacTATTGCGGGGTCAAATGTATTTAGGGTATGCTTTTTTCgaccaaagatttttttttaaagactagccaaacgtgcttagggtatttttttcccccaagctttttcccagAGGTTATATTTTGGTGATGTCTTGTTTAGGGGCCataatgtgtaaataaagcctgcgaaaaacttgtttagggggttattttgcacacagagaaaaacttgtttagggggtgtttggaaatttcTTGGTCACACGTGTgcacagcaatatatttgactgccccccccctcccccccccccccgggttagATATCTATAAAATCATGAAAGAATGATGAATGTGTGACTTAGCTATTCCATACATGGGTGGGTGATTTTGCATTTATCCCTATCTTAATACCTATGTCTATAATACATTAATGTATTACTACTGCTATGCAAACAAAACAAGGCTTATCCATGTTTGATCATAATTTGATTacaaatacaataaataaatgtatgataGATCATTGGAAACCTCTAGAGCTTGTGTTTCATCTGATGCACTCAGTGAATTGGTAGAAACAAGGATATCAAAAAGTCATCACATGTTTCAATAGTTCCATCAAGAGGATACCTCAAAGAAAATAACCCAGGAATATCAAAGTTCTATAATGTTTCTTGCATTTCcatttttaatgcaaattttaACTGACTGCCTTCCATAGCAATAGCAAGGTTAGCAAAAGTCTCAAGACTGATCGTCAGCAAAACAGCATGTTgagaaatattctgatatccAGCGTGTAAAACAtctttaatcaatttttttaaaga
It includes:
- the LOC121411507 gene encoding thioredoxin domain-containing protein-like, with translation MSSSSACLVLVLYLLSMLLSVAQLQIIGEEEVKATKPKYLTKDEYNSLIETDARFLVNFVSPGCIKCNEFAPEYEEVARYFATEKADMNIRVFIEGDLQVIRKQALRRLPSLYYVRDKTPILYTGKMDAFSIIHFVEFTGRKIHLTLTDDNFEHQTQAATGSTTGPWLILFCNVENPDCSILLPMWENVAYKLHGMMVVAVMDVATSPQTAKRFKLTQTPSMQLFKNGKRYIYNLQMRDEETIEAFAKNGYKQVSAIDVVPPPSPFDTLTENIADQVKVVLSDEHSSKLVYIGLAVVIVLVIVFVLIRCRSSEVTPERTKKGV